In Musa acuminata AAA Group cultivar baxijiao chromosome BXJ3-11, Cavendish_Baxijiao_AAA, whole genome shotgun sequence, one DNA window encodes the following:
- the LOC135653129 gene encoding probable 26S proteasome non-ATPase regulatory subunit 3: MTADVEMKEVQALSNSVSSAAVPSTLQHLKEIASLIETGAQAKEVRRIVRAVRLTMMLRRKLRASVIYAFLGHVLTPGSEVLAKLSSYLPKTDEHEMDVDTAASAVQGPAKHSIPELEIYCYLLVLIFLIDQKRYDEAKACSSASIARLRNVNRRAVDVIAARLYFYYSFTYELTNNLAEIRGTLLALHRMATLRRDELGQETLLNLLLRNYLHYNLYDQAEKLRSKLPRFEAHSNQQFCRYLFYLGKIRTIQLEYTDAKESLLQAARKAPVAARGFRIQCNKWAVIVRLLLGEIPERTVFMQKGMKKALTPYFELTNAVRIGDLELFRIVADKFSGTFNSDRTHNLIVRLRHNVIRTGLRNISISYSRISLADVARKLRLDSENPVADAESIVAKAIRDGAVDAIIDHANGWMVSKETGNVYSTNEPQIAFNSRIAFCLNMHNEAVRALRFPPNSNKEKESEEKRRERQQQEQELAKHIAEEDDGDF; encoded by the exons ATGACTGCCGATGTGGAGATGAAGGAGGTCCAGGCGCTCTCCAATTCCGTGTCCTCCGCCGCCGTCCCTTCTACTCTACAAC ATTTGAAGGAGATCGCATCCCTGATTGAGACTGGCGCTCAGGCCAAGGAGGTGCGCCGGATCGTTCGTGCGGTGCGCCTCACGATGATGCTCCGCCGAAAGCTCAGGGCATCCGTGATATACGCGTTTCTTGGCCATGTCCTCACCCCAGGCTCCGAGGTGCTTGCTAAGCTTTCCTCCTATCTTCCCAAG aCCGATGAGCATGAAATGGATGTGGACACAGCAGCATCAGCAGTTCAAGGTCCTGCCAAGCATTCTATACCAGAGCTTGAAATTTACTGTTACTTGCTTGTTCTCATATTTCTGATTGACCAAAAGAGATATGATGAG GCTAAAGCATGTTCTTCTGCTAGCATTGCTCGCTTAAGGAATGTGAACCGAAGAGCTGTGGATGTTATAGCTGCTCGTCTGTACTTCTATTATTCATTCACCTATGAACTCACAAATAATCTTGCTGAAATTCGTGG GACCCTTCTTGCATTGCATAGGATGGCGACCTTACGGCGTGATGAGTTGGGTCAG GAAACCCTCCTCAACCTTCTACTTCGCAATTATCTCCACTACAACTTGTACGATCAGGCAGAGAAGCTGAGGTCAAAATTACCACGCTTTGAAGCACACTCGAATCAGCAG TTCTGTCGTTACCTGTTCTACCTTGGAAAAATAAGAACCATTCAGTTGGAATACACGGATGCCAAAGAGAGCCTCCTGCAAGCTGCTCGGAAAGCACCAGTTGCTGCACGTGGCTTCCGAATCCAGTGCAACAAGTGGGCTGTCATTGTTCGATTGCTTCTTGGTGAGATTCCTGAAAGAACTGTTTTCATgcagaaaggcatgaagaaggcttTAACACCATACTTTGAGCTTACTAAT GCTGTGCGGATTGGAGATTTGGAGCTATTTAGAATTGTTGCAGATAAATTTTCTGGAACTTTCAATTCAGATAGGACCCACAATCTAATTGTCAGACTACGCCACAATGTGATAAGGACTGGACTCCGCAACATTAGCATTTCATACTCTCGGATTTCCCTTGCGGATGTAGCTAGAAAACTGAGATTGGACTCTGAGAATCCTGTGGCTGACGCAGAGAGCATAGTAGCCAAAGCCATTAGAGATGGGGCAGTAGATGCAATTATCGATCATGCCAATGGATGGATGGTGTCTAAGGAAACTGGGAATGTCTACTCAACCAATGAACCTCAAATCGCATTCAATTCCAGGATTGCCTTTTGCCTCAACATGCACAATGAAGCTGTAAGAGCACTGAGGTTCCCACCAAACTCCAACAAGGAGAAAGAAAGTGAAGAAAAGAGGCGGGAGAGGCAACAGCAAGAGCAGGAGCTTGCTAAGCATATTGCTGAGGAAGATGATGGTGACTTTTAG
- the LOC135653130 gene encoding protein CHAPERONE-LIKE PROTEIN OF POR1, chloroplastic-like, which translates to MAAALSLNGPVLCGNPSPKGPVAARRAARRWRRSRWWGPVTLPHRSCPVRRPPSAGSRPDDSSAPYEMTVERALKLLGVSEGASFDDILRAKNAVLTLCKDDMEAAAQVEAAYDMLLMQRLSQRRAGKVANGNIRYADIRPKRSTGTSALPEWLQKTVKNIPVSVESPSTNSLGIQAGVYGALMVLTFVSGSSPSSAGPYTGADVPGLILATSFGASLYFLSKKRINLGKAAVITIGGLVVGAVIGSAAEQWLQVDIVPFYGIHSPAVIVTEFILFSQLLVSLYLR; encoded by the exons ATGGCAGCCGCTCTTTCTCTCAATGGTCCTGTCCTCTGCGGCAACCCATCGCCGAAGGGACCCGTGGCCGCGCGCAGGGCCGCGCGGCGGTGGCGGCGCAGCCGGTGGTGGGGGCCGGTGACCCTACCCCACCGGAGCTGCCCGGTTCGCCGGCCGCCATCGGCTGGTTCGAGACCCGACGACTCTTCGGCCCCGTACGAGATGACGGTCGAGAGAGCGCTCAAGCTCCTCGGCGTGTCGGAAGGCGCCTCCTTCGACGACATCCTCCGCGCCAAGAACGCCGTTCTCACGTTGTGCAAGGACGACATGGAAGCCGCCGCTCAG GTGGAAGCTGCATATGACATGTTGCTTATGCAGAGGTTGTCACAACGAAGAGCTGGCAAAGTTGCAAATGGTAACATCAGATATGCCGATATTAGACCTAAAAGAAGTACAGGAACAAGTGCTTTGCCAGAGTGGCTTCAGAAGACAGTCAAGAACATTCCTGTCTCTGTTGAATCTCCATCTACCAACAGTTTGGGCATACAGGCAGGTGTTTATGGGGCTTTGATGGTCCTCACATTTGTTAGTGGCTCCTCTCCTTCTTCAGCAGGGCCATATACCGGAGCTGATGTTCCTGGGCTAATATTAGCTACAAGTTTTGGAGCTTCCTTGTACTTTTTGTCAAAGAAGAGAATCAACCTTG GAAAAGCAGCGGTAATCACTATCGGGGGCCTTGTGGTGGGTGCGGTAATTGGATCAGCAGCGGAACAATGGTTGCAGGTCGATATAGTTCCTTTTTACGGCATTCATTCACCAGCTGTGATCGTGACCGAATTCATTCTCTTCTCACAGTTGTTGGTATCTCTGTATCTAAGGTAG
- the LOC103970119 gene encoding NEP1-interacting protein 2 codes for MDVFSRSPSSSFRSSSFSSSSPSSPARRGSQSRSNRGTASKIIERVICATLTCVFAAVGSLVGAITGALIGLATESGLLRGAGIGAISGAVFAIEAVESSLDLWNSRESGIWSLLYVIDILCSLLSGRIVREKVDPAMQSAVQSQMSAADLPSIENFDLFATDSTGGLAMDTVENLPKTNITAENLEAAGESLCCSVCLQDLQVGETVRRLPHCHHMFHLPCIDAWLIRHGSCPLCRRDI; via the exons ATGGATGTCTTCTCTCGGTCTCCTTCTTCATCCTTTcgatcttcttccttctcttcttcgtcTCCTTCTTCCCCTGCCAGGCGAGGGAGTCAGAGCAGAAGCAACCGGGGTACGGCCTCTAAAATAATCGAAAGGGTCATCTGTGCCACCCTCACCTGTGTCTTTGCAGCAG TTGGTTCGCTGGTAGGGGCGATCACAGGAGCTCTCATCGGCCTAGCCACCGAGAGCGGCTTGCTGCGAGGAGCTGGAATCGGAGCTATCTCCGGGGCGGTTTTCGCTATCGAAGCTGTCGAATCATCTCTCGATCTGTGGAACTCCAGGGAGTCCGGAATTTGGAGCCTTCTCTATGTG ATCGACATACTCTGTAGCCTCTTGAGCGGAAGAATTGTCCGGGAAAAGGTCGACCCAGCGATGCAGAGCGCAGTACAGAGTCAG ATGAGTGCTGCCGATCTACCTTCCATAGAGAATTTCGATCTTTTTGCGACCGATAGTACCGGAGGACTGGCGATGGATACGGTGGAGAATCTCCCAAAGACCAACATCACCGCCGAGAATCTTGAAGCTGCAGGGGAGAGTCTCTGCTGCTCGGTGTGCCTACAG GACTTGCAAGTTGGAGAAACAGTGAGGAGATTACCCCATTGTCACCACATGTTCCATTTGCCGTGCATCGATGCTTGGCTCATCAGGCATGGATCATGTCCGCTTTGCAGAAGGGATATCTAG